GTCGCGGCCCCCACGGCTCGAGGTCGCCGCGGCGGTAGTCGTATGACATGCGGTCGTCGCCGGTGTCGGCACCGCGCTCCCAGGCATCGCTGTTGCGGCCGTGGAACCGCACCACCGCCAAATCGCTGGTTGCCGTCGTCAGGGGCGGCAGCGAACTCGGGAACCCGGGCGGCACGTCGACGCACACGAACGCAAGCCGGTGCTCCTCGAAGAACTTCAGGGTGGGCTCGCGATGCTTGGTCTCGAGCCACTCCCGGTTCCGCAGCTCCACCGCGAGCGGCACGTCACCCGCGCGCTCGCGGAGCCATGCGAGGTAGTCGAGCGCGCGCGTCGACGGCTGGAAGTACGAGGGAAACGGGAAGATGATCGTGCCCAGCTTGCCGAACTCGTGCACCGGCCGGAGCGAGGCGAGAAAGCGGTCGAGCGCGAGGTCGAGTCCACGCGCCGACACGTCGTCGGCATACACCTGGCGCCGGGACCGGACCGACGGCGAGAGCAGGTCCCGGACCTCGGGCCACAACGACTCGACCGGTGCGGGGTGATGGGTGAGCAGCCGGTGTGCACGGACGTCGACGACGAACCCCTCGGGGGTGCGATCGACCCACGGTCCCACCACGCGATCCGTGAGCGGGTCGAGTCCGGCGTCGGCTTCGAGCACGCGCAGGGGTGTGGCGCGCGGCGCGACGTCGTCGGGCGCGACCTGCACGCCGATGCGGATCGCGGGCGGGACACGACGGCGCGGTGACTCCTTGCGCGCCCCGCCGGTCTTCGGCCCGCGTGCGCGCGGGCGGCGACCATCCGGAGATCGGCGCGGCGATTGGTCCTGGGGCGTCACTCGGGGCAGGCTACCGAGGACCGAACAACATTGGACAGAGCGAACGGCTGCGACCCATGGACAGGAGAATGCAATGGCGCTGCGCGTGGTAGGAGCGGGTCTCGGGCGAACCGGCACGCACTCCCAGAAGCTCGCGCTCGAGCGCCTGCTGGGCGCGCCCTGCTATCACATGATCGAGACCTTCGGCCGCCCCGATGACATCCCCGTATGGCACCGTGCCGTCGACGGCGATCTCCCCGACTGGCGCACGTTCCTCGCCGACTACGCGGCCGCAGTCGACTGGCCGGTTTGCGCGTTCTGGCGCGAGCTCAGCGAAGTGTTCCCCGACGCGATCGTGCTGCTCTCGACGCGCGACGTCGACTCGTGGTGGACCAGCGCGAGCAACACGATCTTCCAGGTCGTGGGGAACGAGGTGGCAGCGGAGGAGATCACCGGAGCCCAGCAGTCGATGGCGATCGACATGCTCGCGAAACGCTTCACCACACACTGGATGGAGGAGGACGAAGCGAAGCGGGCATACGAGCAGCACAATGCGGACGTGCGCGCATCGATCCCCGACGACCGGCTCGTGGAGTGGCAGCCGGGCGACGGCTGGGACCCGATCTGCGAAGCGCTCGGCCTCCCCGTACCCGAC
The genomic region above belongs to Acidimicrobiia bacterium and contains:
- a CDS encoding DUF72 domain-containing protein — translated: MTPQDQSPRRSPDGRRPRARGPKTGGARKESPRRRVPPAIRIGVQVAPDDVAPRATPLRVLEADAGLDPLTDRVVGPWVDRTPEGFVVDVRAHRLLTHHPAPVESLWPEVRDLLSPSVRSRRQVYADDVSARGLDLALDRFLASLRPVHEFGKLGTIIFPFPSYFQPSTRALDYLAWLRERAGDVPLAVELRNREWLETKHREPTLKFFEEHRLAFVCVDVPPGFPSSLPPLTTATSDLAVVRFHGRNSDAWERGADTGDDRMSYDYRRGDLEPWGPRLAKLAASARAVHVLFTTGSADAATRDARLLVRVLTEEPRPEPLPPPKKPPRRRR
- a CDS encoding sulfotransferase family protein, with protein sequence MALRVVGAGLGRTGTHSQKLALERLLGAPCYHMIETFGRPDDIPVWHRAVDGDLPDWRTFLADYAAAVDWPVCAFWRELSEVFPDAIVLLSTRDVDSWWTSASNTIFQVVGNEVAAEEITGAQQSMAIDMLAKRFTTHWMEEDEAKRAYEQHNADVRASIPDDRLVEWQPGDGWDPICEALGLPVPDEPYPHVNTTADFRAMTGMDG